One Chroococcidiopsis sp. TS-821 genomic window carries:
- a CDS encoding fatty acyl-AMP ligase, which yields MNCQNQEMPASDYCFSTFVELLNYRAESQAEQQLYTFLKSGETETEKLTYKELQMQAQTIAAALQALDMFGERALLLYQPGLDFVAAFFGCLYAGVVAVPAYPPRKNQNLSRLQAIAQDAQAKAILTSTSLIESLQASSTQEGLGISGLHWLATDSLSTDLALTWQPPQISDRTLAFLQYTSGSTGNPKGVMVSHGNLLANSSTIYQMFGHSPQSQGMIWLPPYHDMGLIGGILQPLYGGFPVVLMASVDFLQKPMRWLQAISRYKATTSGGPNFAYDLCLRKVTPEHLATLDLSSWEVAFTGAEPVRAETIDKFAATFAECGFRKEAFYPCYGMAETTLIVSGGEKTALPVTYDVDKVALEQNRVSKGDRGSSQTIVGCGRSPSSQTVAIVNPDTLIPCTSEEVGEIWVSGPSVAQGYWNQPEETEKNFRAKLANIHEGTFLRTGDLGFLQDGELFITGRIKDVIIIRGQNHYPQDIELTVENSHPALRIGCGAAFAIDFKGSERLVIVHEVERSYLRKLNVAEVVGSIRQAVAAQHGLDVFATALVKTGSIPKTSSGKIRRRACRTAFLAGSLDIVEDWSENPQNKAKYRDLQAEVELILQQLTSGKQV from the coding sequence ATGAATTGTCAAAATCAGGAGATGCCAGCTAGCGATTATTGTTTCTCAACGTTTGTTGAGTTACTTAATTACAGGGCAGAAAGTCAGGCGGAGCAACAATTATACACGTTTTTGAAAAGTGGCGAGACAGAGACTGAAAAACTAACTTACAAAGAGCTACAGATGCAAGCACAAACAATTGCAGCAGCACTGCAAGCTCTAGATATGTTCGGCGAGCGAGCCTTGCTACTTTATCAGCCAGGTTTAGATTTCGTTGCGGCTTTCTTTGGGTGTTTATATGCTGGAGTTGTGGCAGTTCCAGCGTATCCACCTAGAAAAAATCAAAACCTATCGCGATTGCAGGCGATCGCCCAAGATGCTCAAGCTAAAGCTATTCTTACTTCTACATCACTGATAGAGAGTCTGCAAGCTAGCTCAACACAGGAAGGGTTAGGTATATCTGGATTGCATTGGTTAGCGACTGATAGCTTGAGTACAGATTTGGCGCTGACATGGCAACCTCCACAAATTAGCGATCGCACTTTAGCTTTTTTGCAATATACTTCCGGCTCGACAGGCAATCCCAAAGGAGTGATGGTGAGTCATGGCAATCTGCTGGCTAACTCAAGCACAATTTATCAGATGTTTGGGCATTCACCACAAAGTCAAGGCATGATTTGGCTACCACCCTATCACGATATGGGACTCATTGGTGGCATCTTGCAACCACTGTACGGCGGCTTTCCTGTTGTCTTGATGGCTTCTGTAGACTTTCTCCAAAAACCGATGCGTTGGTTGCAGGCGATTTCTCGTTATAAGGCAACAACAAGCGGCGGACCTAATTTCGCTTATGATTTGTGTTTGCGTAAAGTGACACCAGAACACTTAGCCACTCTCGATCTCAGTAGTTGGGAAGTTGCCTTTACTGGGGCTGAACCTGTAAGAGCGGAAACCATCGACAAATTTGCTGCTACTTTTGCTGAGTGTGGATTTCGTAAGGAAGCTTTCTACCCCTGCTATGGAATGGCAGAAACAACACTCATCGTATCTGGGGGTGAGAAAACAGCTTTGCCAGTAACTTATGATGTAGACAAAGTGGCACTAGAGCAGAATCGCGTTAGCAAAGGCGATCGCGGAAGTAGTCAGACTATTGTAGGTTGCGGTCGCAGCCCAAGTTCGCAAACAGTGGCGATCGTTAATCCTGACACGCTAATTCCTTGCACTTCAGAAGAAGTCGGTGAGATCTGGGTATCAGGACCGAGTGTTGCTCAAGGTTACTGGAATCAACCCGAAGAGACGGAGAAAAATTTTCGCGCCAAACTAGCAAATATTCATGAAGGTACATTCCTTCGCACAGGCGACTTGGGCTTTTTGCAAGATGGAGAGCTATTTATTACAGGGCGCATTAAAGATGTCATTATCATTCGCGGGCAAAATCACTACCCGCAAGACATCGAACTAACGGTAGAAAACAGTCACCCAGCGCTGAGAATTGGTTGTGGGGCGGCGTTCGCGATAGACTTTAAAGGTTCTGAACGGCTAGTCATTGTCCATGAAGTAGAACGCAGTTATTTACGGAAGCTCAATGTAGCCGAAGTTGTCGGGAGTATTAGACAAGCTGTCGCAGCACAACACGGGTTAGACGTTTTTGCAACAGCCCTTGTTAAAACTGGTAGCATTCCCAAAACTTCTAGTGGTAAGATTCGCCGCCGCGCTTGTCGAACTGCCTTTTTAGCAGGAAGCTTAGATATTGTAGAAGATTGGAGCGAAAACCCTCAGAACAAAGCTAAATATAGAGACTTGCAAGCTGAGGTTGAGTTGATATTACAGCAGCTCACTTCGGGCAAACAAGTATAG
- a CDS encoding acyl-CoA desaturase: MQSPYKQKIVIANDALQLVYKRLALATFLIPLLGTIAAVVSIWWLGIGWLEARLLLSMYALTTLGIEIGFHRYFSHRAFQTSTPVRAILAVLGSMAAQGGVIYWVAHHRRHHQYTDEPGDPHSPYLRGFWHAHIGWLFEGQITNTMLFAKDLLRDPVIGKINQLHHVWVLLGLAIPTIVGGIVTHTWIGALQGLLWGGFVRLCLAQQIISSTNSICHMYGDRPFELKDRSTNNIWLAFLSCGQSWHNNHHAFPNSAVAGLQWWQIDPSTWVIRLLEVFGLVWDVNCPTKEKLQKRTT; this comes from the coding sequence ATGCAATCACCTTACAAGCAGAAGATCGTAATCGCGAACGATGCTCTCCAACTTGTCTACAAAAGACTAGCTTTAGCGACGTTCCTCATTCCTCTATTAGGAACAATAGCAGCAGTTGTATCAATTTGGTGGTTAGGCATTGGTTGGTTAGAAGCGCGCTTGCTATTAAGCATGTATGCTTTAACAACCTTAGGAATTGAGATTGGCTTTCACCGTTATTTTTCGCACCGAGCATTTCAAACAAGTACTCCTGTACGAGCGATCCTAGCTGTTCTTGGCTCAATGGCTGCGCAAGGAGGTGTCATTTACTGGGTAGCGCATCATCGCCGTCATCACCAGTATACAGATGAGCCTGGAGACCCTCACTCTCCATATCTGCGTGGATTTTGGCACGCACACATAGGTTGGTTGTTTGAGGGACAGATAACAAATACTATGCTCTTTGCCAAAGACTTACTTCGCGATCCTGTGATTGGCAAAATCAATCAACTACATCATGTTTGGGTGTTGTTGGGCTTAGCCATTCCTACCATCGTAGGAGGAATAGTAACGCACACATGGATAGGAGCTTTGCAAGGATTACTCTGGGGAGGATTTGTGCGTCTGTGTTTGGCACAGCAAATCATTTCAAGTACTAACTCAATTTGTCACATGTACGGCGATCGCCCCTTTGAACTCAAAGATCGCAGTACAAATAACATCTGGCTAGCCTTCCTTAGCTGCGGACAGTCTTGGCACAATAACCATCATGCTTTTCCAAATTCAGCAGTTGCTGGGTTGCAATGGTGGCAAATTGACCCGAGTACTTGGGTCATCCGATTGCTAGAAGTCTTTGGCTTAGTTTGGGATGTGAATTGCCCAACGAAAGAGAAGCTCCAGAAAAGAACGACGTAG
- a CDS encoding acyl carrier protein translates to MQNLETNTAQITTKQLPTATEIQAWMVAYLADLLEVDPDEIDVTIPFDRYGLDSSAAVGMTGDLEDWLETDIDPTLLYDYPTIEALVQHLSSQLKTK, encoded by the coding sequence ATGCAGAATCTTGAAACAAATACGGCACAAATTACCACTAAGCAGTTACCAACTGCAACAGAAATCCAAGCCTGGATGGTTGCTTATTTAGCTGACTTGCTAGAAGTAGACCCTGACGAAATTGACGTAACGATCCCTTTCGATCGTTATGGATTAGATTCCTCCGCAGCAGTTGGTATGACAGGTGATTTAGAAGACTGGTTAGAAACTGACATAGATCCAACTCTACTGTACGACTACCCAACAATCGAAGCTTTAGTTCAGCATTTAAGTTCTCAACTCAAAACTAAGTAG